tggtttttttttttttaaattataacccGTAAATTCTCTTCGGTTGTTTAGGTAATTTAATCCAttctagtttgtttattttttagtgagCCTAAATATAACCTTTCTTGGTGTGGTTTCTCTTTTGGCAACTGAATAGAAGCAGCTTTCCTTAGTGTGTCATTTCTCAGCATCATCTTGGCAGCGCTATTCTTAAAAAACCAATACTTTCTGttgtcatttaaaatatagtCCTTTAAGAAGTTGCTAGTCATAATTCTGTCAGCCTTTTCCATGTCTAGTTGAGATAACTATTTTATACTATATAAAGTATTCATGAATCTTGAATTATTTTCAGATAAGGGTactaattttatgttaaaattaattgattataTCAAGGGGAAACCATGCCctcactaaatatttttatgatggcGTAAAGATTTGAGGATGGGGAGATAATGAACATAATCATTAAAGTGGAGGTTGAAAGGCAAGAGACCAAAATTTGAAAGTACTAGAGTTTTTGTTGGATGGGGAAAGTGTTctttgagttatttatttatttattttccaaaggcATTATCATTCTAGATGTCTTGCTCTTTGGCTTTAAACTAAATAATTGGCTTCTAAATCGATACATCTGATGTATCTGAGTGCCTATGCAGTAGAAACGTTCAGCTTTTTGGTTTTTCCCTTCTTTGCTATTCCCACTTCAAGTGAGGCTTTTATACCTCAGTGCTAGCATGGGGCCAGAAAAGATTCAAAGGAGTTTTCCTCAGCAGAACATCCAGCCTCTTATGCTAAGAGGCAGCAGTGAGTACACCCTGCTAATAGGGTGGACTTGATTACTGAAGCTGGGATTTCATTTCACATCTAGACTGGGGGACCTTGAGAACTAACAAATCAACCAACTATCCTATAAAATTGGAAGTGCATTGTTTTTGTACGTTACTTTCATGACCTTAGCATCTTCTTCCCTGGTATCCAAATTAAAGCATTTACTGTATTATCTGTGTTTGCTGCAGTACCTCTGACACCTCTAATTGACTATATAACTAGAAATAACTATGCATTTTGCTGCATGGGGTCACTGCTGCCGGGATGATTTCTTGCTGAATCAGCTGATAGAGGAGGCCAGAAAGATACGCATTTGCTAATAATTGTACTCTCTCCAAGACTGTCCAGAGGCCAGCTTATATCCGCTCTTGTGGCAAGGAAGGAATGTGTAATGGACTCTGCCCTCTGACCTGAGTGTAGTGAGCTCTCACAGTTTTCACTGCCCTTGCCACCGTCTACCAGATACCAGTCTCTTTAGTAAGGCATGGTCTTATTCCTGGTGTTATTCTTGCATGTTTGATTATCTAGTCCTGGTATCTAAGTCAATTAGCTAATAAGAACtaagaagcagggcttccctggtggcgcagtggttgagagtccgcctgccgatgcaggggacgcgggttcgtgccccggtccgggaagatcccacatgccacggagcggctggacccgtgagccatggccgctgagcctgcgcgtccggagcctgtgctccgcagcgggagaggccacaacagtgagaggcccgcgtaccgcaaaaaaaaaaaaaaaaaaaaaaaaaaaaagaactaagaagCAGCATCAGTAGTCAACAGTAGGAATAAgtataatattttctgaaatcttgataaaattttttaccaaggaaaaaaatgttatcaagCTCAGATTCTGTAAACCTGTGAACTCGTTTGTTCTTTAAATTCAGATAGAAATGCTTTAAAACAagttgactgcctatttccccatTGTTTTTGAAGTGTAATATCACCTTAGGTGAAAAAGAATCCACTGTATTTAGCTAGTAAATAAGCTACCTCCTTTAGTAATCATAGGAAATAAATTCATCTaatcacacctttttttttttaagtcattaagtCGTAAGTAAAAGTGTAGGCCCTCCTTGCTTTGACTTTGACTCAGAGTAAGTCAGAGTTATTAGTCAGCTTTCTAGGGCCCCTGTTAAACTTAGTGGGGTGTTTCTTTTTGGAGGGGTCTCTAGTCTCCTGCCAGTCTGGTAAATGGAACTATGAAAGGGCCATTGTAGTTTCTGTGATCTGGGTGGCAGCGTTTATAAACATGATGCCTTCTGTGTTACGTGTGTTTCATTTTGCCTAGGTATGAGTCCTGAGGTCTTCCAGGCTTTGATGAGACTAAGTAGAACATACTTAGGGCACTAACATCCTTTGTTGCTTTCATGTCTAATACATTTTCATATCACAAATTGTTCATTTGGTTTAGGATTTATCTTTCAAGTTATTACCTTCTAAGGTAGTAAGGTTGGTATAGCGTTGATTGTTAAATTAATGCATTAGCCTGTCATCAGTGCCTAGTAGACCTATGATTAAAATTTGCATGTGTGAGACAGGATACTTTATCTGTGCTAAGCAGATGATGTGTGGAAGATGATGTGTGGAAGTCACTATGCAGGTAGAAACacgttaaaaagaataaattggtTTTATCGATTGATAACATGGGTACTCagctccacccccaccctcatccctttttaaaaatcagatgccctgtctttttttgctttaaaacatGATGGCATTGTGAATGTGTGTGCCTCATTCATCTGACATTaagttctttgtctttttagTTGTCCTTATCGGAGATTCTGGTGTTGGAAAGAGTAATCTCCTGTCTCGATTTACTCGAAATGAGTTTAATCTTGAAAGCAAGAGCACCATTGGAGTAGAGTTTGCAACAAGAAGCATCCAGGTTGATGGGAAAACAATAAAAGCACAGATATGGGACACGGCAGGGCAAGAGCGATACCGAGCTATAACATCAGCGTAAGTCTCATAGTTTTTTAAGTTCTGTGAAATAGGCTACCAAAGTGAATTAGCTGACTTTTGGTATTGGAAAAAGGTactgttttgtttcctttaaagaaTTCCGGTATtaggattctaaaatttataagtgtgtttaaaactatatatatgtgtatgtatatatatatatatatatatatatatatatatatatatatatatacatacatacacacatatatataccatatacttAGTCTTTTCTGGTGTTCTCTTCCATCTTGTGGTTGTTTTCTAATAGTTAAATACATGTTTCTGTTTTCAGATACTATCGTGGAGCTGTAGGTGCCTTATTGGTTTATGACATTGCTAAACATCTCACATATGAAAATGTAGAGCGATGGCTGAAAGAACTGAGAGATCATGCTGATAGTAACATTGTTATCATGCTTGTGGGCAATAAGAGTGATTTGCGCCATCTCAGGGCGGTTCCTACAGATGAAGCAAGAGCTTTTGCAGGTTAGTGGTATGAATTCTGTGATATTACAGTGATTCTGTATTTCTTGCAGTTTTGATAACTCTCCCATGAGGGTAATCGGTTACAGTAGTTTTGGAAAGGTAAACATGAATGCTTAACAAGTATTGTTGTTTTGAAAGTGTGTGATGACTGTACGACTCTTTTGCTTAACTTTGAGTTATTAAAACTGTAGTATTTTGAGTTTTTGCTGCCAAAACTTCAATATGAATActgtcttcttttctctccctggaACGGGTAGATGAAATCTATGTTTATTCTGTGCTTCCTGCGTTTTTCCATTATGTCTGTGTTTTACTAAGGCTTGTTCTATGTGTGTCCGAAAAGTAGTGGCCCAGGGAGTGGTCAAGGACCAACAGGGGTGTAGCTGCTTAGGAGTTGTAACTTTTTTGGCTTTATAGAGGATCTGCCTATCTATTGACTCCGTATTGGTAGGGGCAGCCTACTAGAAGGCAACATTGTACATTCTTGACAAGTGAAAATTGTGACCTTCCACTGTTGATTATGCTGTGAATAAAATTTTCTATCacagtttttcagttttctggGAGAGAAGCTTTATTTCAGATAATACAGTCACAGAATTCTGAGTGAATCACATATATCCACCCACGTTTATACCATAGCTATGTTGTTGATGGGGAGAAGCCCAGTAAGGGATGAAATGAGCTGAGTATTTGATAAGTTTACTACATTATGCCTAgtgttgttcattgctagtgGTAGTATTTAGATGCAACGAGTATTTACTTTAATTAAGAAGTCAGTGAAAATTTCTCGCTGTCATTTTTAATCTACTAAAGTGGAAGTAACATGTGCTCTTATTCCTCAAGAAGTTGGGGAGGTCTTGGGCTTTAAAAAAGTTCTGTTACTTTCCTTTTGAAAGCTTTAATACATCCCTTGTATTAAAATTTGACAAGACTGAAGTTTTTGTGTCTCCTCACAGAAAAGAATGGTTTGTCATTCATTGAGACATCTGCTCTAGACTCTACAAATGTAGAAGCTGCTTTTCAGACAATCTTGACAGGTAAGACTTGCATTTTTAGATTATACCAGTGGGAATTTGAAGTATTAGGAAGgaaatttaaacaaattaatcAGGAAACTAAACTATAAAATCACACTGAGAATGACTATCATTTGAGAGCTACTATTGCAA
The genomic region above belongs to Phocoena phocoena chromosome 2, mPhoPho1.1, whole genome shotgun sequence and contains:
- the RAB11A gene encoding ras-related protein Rab-11A produces the protein MGTRDDEYDYLFKVVLIGDSGVGKSNLLSRFTRNEFNLESKSTIGVEFATRSIQVDGKTIKAQIWDTAGQERYRAITSAYYRGAVGALLVYDIAKHLTYENVERWLKELRDHADSNIVIMLVGNKSDLRHLRAVPTDEARAFAEKNGLSFIETSALDSTNVEAAFQTILTEIYRIVSQKQMSDRRENDMSPSNNVVPIHVPPTTENKPKVQCCQNI